A single window of Neisseria chenwenguii DNA harbors:
- the rpmE gene encoding 50S ribosomal protein L31 yields MKQGIHPNYHEVNVTCSCGNKFVTKSAMEKDSFNIEVCSLCHPFYTGQQKIVDTTGRVDKFNNKFGNLFKRG; encoded by the coding sequence ATGAAACAAGGTATCCACCCGAACTACCACGAAGTCAATGTTACCTGCTCTTGCGGCAACAAATTCGTGACCAAATCCGCTATGGAAAAAGACAGCTTCAACATCGAGGTTTGCTCTTTGTGCCACCCGTTCTACACCGGCCAGCAAAAAATCGTCGACACCACCGGCCGTGTGGACAAATTCAACAACAAATTCGGCAACCTGTTCAAACGCGGTTAA
- the folD gene encoding bifunctional methylenetetrahydrofolate dehydrogenase/methenyltetrahydrofolate cyclohydrolase FolD has product MTAQLINGKEISQQRLAKVAQAVEKRAADGLHTPCLAVILVGNDPASAVYVRNKKLACEKSGIKSLSYELPASTSQEELLGLVVELNENSKVDGILVQLPLPPHIDSQAILEHILPHKDVDGFHPYNVGRLAVKMPLMRPCTPKGVMTLLEAYGVDPKGKKAVIVGASNIVGRPQALELLLARATVTVCHSATQNLSEEVGAADILVVGVGIPNFVKGEWIKPGAVVIDVGINRLENGSLCGDVEFDAAKERAAMITPVPGGVGPMTIATLLENTLHAAELHD; this is encoded by the coding sequence ATGACCGCCCAACTGATTAACGGTAAAGAAATTTCCCAGCAACGCCTCGCCAAAGTCGCCCAAGCCGTTGAAAAACGCGCTGCCGACGGGCTGCATACGCCGTGTTTGGCGGTTATTTTAGTCGGCAACGACCCCGCCAGCGCGGTTTATGTGCGCAACAAAAAACTGGCCTGCGAAAAATCGGGCATCAAATCATTATCTTACGAACTGCCCGCTTCAACTTCGCAGGAAGAGCTGCTCGGTTTGGTGGTAGAATTAAACGAAAACAGCAAGGTGGACGGCATTCTCGTCCAGCTTCCGCTGCCGCCGCACATCGACAGTCAGGCGATTTTGGAACACATCCTGCCGCACAAAGACGTGGACGGTTTTCATCCTTACAACGTCGGCCGCCTGGCGGTCAAAATGCCGCTGATGCGCCCCTGCACCCCCAAAGGCGTGATGACGCTTTTGGAAGCCTACGGCGTTGACCCGAAAGGCAAAAAAGCCGTCATTGTCGGCGCATCCAACATCGTCGGCCGCCCGCAGGCTTTGGAACTGCTGCTCGCCCGCGCAACCGTTACCGTCTGCCACAGCGCCACGCAGAATCTGTCCGAGGAAGTCGGTGCGGCAGATATTTTGGTGGTAGGCGTCGGTATTCCGAACTTCGTCAAAGGCGAATGGATCAAACCGGGTGCAGTCGTGATCGACGTAGGCATCAACCGCTTGGAAAACGGCAGCCTGTGCGGCGATGTGGAATTTGACGCCGCAAAAGAGCGCGCCGCCATGATTACCCCCGTGCCCGGCGGCGTCGGCCCGATGACGATTGCCACGCTGTTGGAAAACACGCTGCACGCAGCCGAACTGCACGACTAA
- a CDS encoding superoxide dismutase family protein — protein sequence MKKLLTAALLCCAAAAHAQNEITVPVSLLSVADGNQVVGEVRISQSKYGAVFTPKIRGLAAGIYGFHVHEKPSCEAAEKDGKKVEGLGAGGH from the coding sequence ATGAAAAAACTGCTTACCGCCGCATTATTGTGCTGTGCCGCTGCGGCTCACGCCCAAAACGAGATTACCGTACCCGTTTCGCTGTTGAGTGTTGCCGACGGCAATCAGGTTGTCGGCGAAGTACGCATCAGCCAAAGCAAGTACGGCGCCGTATTTACCCCGAAAATCCGCGGACTGGCAGCCGGCATTTACGGTTTCCACGTTCATGAAAAACCGAGCTGCGAAGCGGCGGAAAAAGACGGCAAAAAAGTCGAAGGATTGGGCGCAGGCGGCCATTGA
- a CDS encoding superoxide dismutase family protein, with translation MPALAVDAKGNAQPVVAPRIKNINTLRNHSLMIHAGGDNYSDQPAALGGGARKYCGVIR, from the coding sequence CTGCCCGCGCTGGCAGTTGACGCCAAAGGCAACGCCCAACCCGTTGTCGCGCCGCGCATCAAAAACATCAACACCCTGCGCAACCACTCGCTGATGATTCACGCCGGCGGCGACAATTACAGCGACCAACCCGCTGCGCTGGGCGGCGGCGCGCGCAAATACTGCGGCGTTATCCGCTGA